The following coding sequences lie in one Heyndrickxia oleronia genomic window:
- the pcp gene encoding pyroglutamyl-peptidase I — protein sequence MAKKVLVTGFDPFGEDQINPALEAVKQLEGKIIDDVTIVTQEVPTVFHESIKVVTQAIEVHQPDVVICVGQAGGRTQVTPERVAINIDDARIPDNKGNQPIDETIIEDGPVAYWSTLPNKRIVHNMRKAGVPSAVSNTAGTFVCNHLFYGVMDYLAKNAPHIRGGFIHIPFLPDQTIHNTAPSLSLDLIVRGLEIAAITAANEKEDIVEIGGAIH from the coding sequence ATGGCAAAGAAAGTACTAGTAACAGGCTTTGATCCTTTTGGGGAGGATCAAATTAATCCAGCGCTCGAGGCAGTAAAACAATTAGAAGGGAAAATTATTGATGATGTCACCATTGTGACACAAGAAGTGCCCACTGTTTTTCATGAATCCATTAAAGTAGTGACTCAAGCAATTGAAGTACACCAACCGGATGTTGTGATTTGTGTAGGTCAAGCAGGTGGTCGTACACAAGTGACCCCTGAGCGAGTAGCTATTAATATCGATGATGCACGAATTCCTGATAATAAAGGTAACCAGCCTATCGATGAAACAATTATTGAAGATGGTCCTGTTGCTTATTGGTCAACTTTACCCAATAAGCGAATCGTTCATAATATGAGAAAAGCAGGGGTTCCATCTGCTGTTTCTAATACAGCAGGAACATTTGTCTGTAATCATCTATTTTATGGAGTCATGGACTACTTAGCGAAAAACGCGCCTCATATTCGAGGAGGATTTATTCATATTCCTTTCCTTCCGGATCAAACGATTCACAATACAGCACCAAGCCTCAGTCTCGATCTCATAGTACGTGGATTAGAAATTGCTGCAATCACAGCAGCAAACGAGAAAGAAGATATAGTAGAAATTGGTGGAGCAATTCATTAG
- a CDS encoding helix-turn-helix domain-containing protein, with the protein MSNTQNSDQKLGQLIKTALKEQALSMRKLSSLTGIDTSTISRIANNKQKAKPSHLQQIANHLKIPLITLMQAAGYEVEDKEKTSSSDMYTSIDTIQEVLISSKYLDQPVTIEQIQQELSKYEQFALTKEGQQKIVHEFEAKVEQVMGTGPFIMELKKMYKTYCEETNSIEKRTILGSVLLYFILSTDIIPDYVFPFGYLDDCLAVQIGLERLSKLGV; encoded by the coding sequence ATGTCAAATACACAGAATAGCGATCAAAAGCTTGGTCAGTTAATAAAAACAGCATTAAAAGAACAGGCACTCTCCATGAGAAAGCTAAGCTCACTAACGGGAATTGACACCTCGACCATTTCACGAATAGCCAATAACAAACAGAAAGCAAAACCATCCCACCTACAACAGATTGCCAATCATTTAAAGATTCCACTAATAACATTAATGCAGGCAGCAGGATATGAGGTAGAAGATAAAGAAAAAACCTCCTCTTCTGATATGTATACTTCAATCGACACGATCCAAGAAGTACTTATTTCTTCCAAATATTTAGACCAACCCGTTACAATCGAGCAAATCCAACAGGAATTATCTAAGTACGAACAATTCGCCCTTACAAAAGAAGGACAACAAAAAATAGTGCATGAATTTGAAGCAAAAGTTGAACAAGTAATGGGAACAGGTCCTTTTATTATGGAATTAAAAAAAATGTACAAAACCTACTGCGAAGAAACCAATTCAATTGAAAAACGCACCATCCTTGGCAGTGTCCTTTTATACTTTATACTATCCACAGACATCATCCCTGACTACGTATTCCCATTCGGCTACTTAGACGATTGCCTCGCCGTCCAAATCGGCTTAGAACGACTTTCAAAATTGGGGGTCTGA
- a CDS encoding DUF969 domain-containing protein, with amino-acid sequence MVLIGVALIIIGFAFRLNSLVVVTVSGLVTGLIAGLPIKEIITQFGEAFTTNRYMSILIVTLPVIGLLERSGLQNQAGHLVSKIKAVTVGRILNIYLLIREVGAALGLNSIGGHPQTVRPLIAPMAEGAAEAKYGEVPEEDREEIRAQAAAADNIGLFFGEDIFVAVGAILLMKGFFDQNGIDADPISMALWGIPTAIFAFIVHSIRLYLFDKKLDRKLGSKMKKVDSGSKKDVNV; translated from the coding sequence ATGGTATTAATAGGAGTTGCCTTAATCATTATTGGATTTGCCTTTAGGTTGAATTCACTTGTAGTTGTGACCGTTTCGGGTTTAGTAACAGGATTAATTGCTGGGCTTCCGATAAAGGAAATCATTACACAATTTGGTGAGGCATTTACTACGAATCGCTATATGTCGATTTTAATCGTTACACTTCCTGTCATCGGTCTTCTTGAAAGAAGTGGATTACAGAATCAAGCAGGGCATCTTGTTTCAAAAATTAAAGCAGTAACTGTAGGGCGAATTTTAAATATCTATTTACTTATTCGTGAAGTAGGAGCTGCTCTTGGATTAAATAGTATTGGTGGCCATCCTCAAACTGTCCGCCCACTCATAGCACCAATGGCAGAAGGAGCTGCAGAGGCGAAATATGGTGAGGTTCCTGAAGAAGATCGCGAGGAAATTAGAGCACAAGCTGCCGCTGCAGATAATATTGGTCTCTTCTTTGGTGAAGATATATTTGTAGCCGTCGGTGCAATTTTATTAATGAAAGGATTTTTTGATCAAAATGGCATTGATGCGGACCCGATATCAATGGCGCTATGGGGAATACCGACAGCCATTTTTGCTTTCATTGTCCACTCTATAAGACTCTATCTATTTGATAAAAAGCTAGATCGCAAGTTAGGTTCAAAAATGAAGAAAGTTGATTCAGGCAGCAAGAAGGATGTGAACGTATGA
- the pxpB gene encoding 5-oxoprolinase subunit PxpB: MEYHLHPMGENAIIIELGQEMNTLTHEKVQVLSAYFEDHPLDWVEEYVPAFTTVTVYYDPFKLTSALRQSTELPSTYVCRQLESLLSKLTLGVEKEPRIVDIPVCYGGELGPDLETVARLNDLTTEEVIHIHSTGDYIVYMIGFAPGFPYIGGMSEKIAAPRLASPRLRIPERSVGIAGKQTGIYPIETPGGWQLIGRTPIHLFRPNDESPSLLKAGDKIRFTPISYQEYLEWEDAAK; the protein is encoded by the coding sequence ATGGAATATCACTTACATCCTATGGGAGAGAACGCAATCATCATTGAATTGGGACAAGAGATGAATACGCTAACCCATGAAAAAGTTCAAGTCCTTTCTGCGTATTTTGAGGATCATCCATTAGATTGGGTAGAAGAGTATGTCCCAGCCTTTACAACGGTGACTGTTTACTATGACCCTTTTAAACTCACATCTGCATTAAGACAATCAACAGAACTTCCATCCACATATGTTTGCCGTCAGCTGGAGTCTCTTCTTTCAAAACTAACGTTAGGAGTGGAAAAAGAGCCAAGGATAGTAGATATTCCTGTATGCTATGGAGGAGAATTAGGTCCTGACCTTGAGACCGTTGCACGATTGAATGACTTAACAACTGAAGAAGTGATTCACATCCACTCAACTGGGGACTATATTGTTTACATGATCGGTTTCGCACCGGGTTTCCCTTATATTGGGGGAATGTCCGAAAAAATAGCTGCCCCACGGCTCGCTTCCCCTCGATTAAGAATACCTGAAAGATCAGTAGGAATTGCCGGTAAACAAACAGGTATCTATCCAATTGAGACCCCGGGAGGCTGGCAGTTAATTGGGAGGACCCCTATTCATTTATTTCGCCCAAACGATGAATCTCCGAGTCTATTAAAGGCGGGAGATAAAATTCGCTTTACTCCTATTAGTTATCAGGAATACTTGGAATGGGAGGATGCTGCTAAATGA
- a CDS encoding biotin-dependent carboxyltransferase family protein, giving the protein MITIKKPGLLTTIQDLGRHGFQRYGVIAGGAMDTFAHRIANFLVGNEENAPTIEITMLGPVIEFDENALISICGGDLSPMINGKPVRPWRTIFVKKGSELRFGSLKSGCRANLAIAGGLSIPSIMGSKSTYLRAGIGGFHGRSLQMDDQIPFGLPNEISAKIMRKLDAHTHHFFEMEWSVTSELIPNNKKSASIRVIKGRQYHLFTEDSRKNFFSNTFEVTTQSDRMGYRLKGEPLSLEHAQEILSEAVNFGTIQVPSDGNPIILLADRQTTGGYPKIGQVASVDLPRLAQMKPGDQLRFSEITIEQAFHLLIEKEKEIQQLKKGILLKFKEVV; this is encoded by the coding sequence ATGATCACTATTAAAAAGCCCGGACTCTTAACAACCATACAGGATTTAGGTAGACATGGTTTTCAACGATATGGTGTAATCGCTGGCGGTGCGATGGATACCTTTGCTCATCGAATCGCTAATTTTTTAGTTGGAAATGAAGAAAATGCCCCTACCATCGAAATAACCATGCTGGGGCCAGTAATTGAATTTGATGAGAATGCTCTAATTTCTATTTGCGGTGGTGATCTTTCCCCTATGATTAATGGAAAGCCTGTTCGACCTTGGCGAACAATCTTCGTAAAAAAAGGGAGCGAACTTCGCTTTGGCTCACTAAAGTCTGGATGCCGGGCAAATCTTGCTATCGCCGGGGGACTTTCAATTCCAAGCATCATGGGAAGTAAATCAACCTACTTAAGGGCAGGAATCGGCGGTTTTCATGGGCGTTCATTACAAATGGATGATCAAATTCCTTTTGGTCTACCAAATGAAATTTCTGCAAAAATCATGCGTAAATTGGATGCACACACTCATCATTTTTTTGAAATGGAATGGTCTGTCACATCGGAACTAATCCCAAACAATAAAAAGTCTGCTTCTATTCGAGTCATAAAAGGACGGCAATACCATTTATTTACGGAAGATAGCAGGAAGAATTTTTTCTCAAATACATTTGAAGTGACAACCCAATCAGATCGCATGGGGTATCGTTTAAAAGGAGAACCATTATCTTTGGAGCATGCCCAAGAAATCTTATCGGAAGCTGTCAATTTCGGTACGATCCAAGTTCCTTCAGATGGAAACCCCATTATTTTATTAGCTGATAGACAAACAACTGGTGGTTATCCAAAAATCGGACAGGTAGCTTCTGTCGATTTACCACGATTAGCACAGATGAAACCAGGGGATCAGCTTCGATTTTCTGAAATAACAATTGAACAGGCTTTTCATCTTCTAATAGAAAAGGAAAAAGAAATACAACAGCTTAAAAAAGGAATTTTACTTAAATTTAAAGAGGTGGTATAA
- a CDS encoding DUF979 domain-containing protein, with translation MIFSVEFIYIVMGIIGICCSLYTFSDKANPKRIQSGLFYFLYSITLLFGKVIPPFYIGLIVIVMVVIVGIGGLRKGEYGEATEQEREIRRKRLGSWLFLPALLIPVGTVIGSKVFDKVKIGSKQLLDPSNPTLVALGLACIIAIIAALLLTKSTPKTAVKESRRLLEAVGWAVVLPQLLATLGTIFTKAGVGTVVSDVVTKFIPENSLIWVVVVFCIGMALFTMIMGNAFAAFPVMAAGIAIPFLITKFDANPNQIAAISMFAGYCGTLMTPMAANFNIVPAALLDLKNKNHVIRVQVPTALFVLAFNIVLMYFLIK, from the coding sequence ATGATTTTTTCAGTTGAGTTTATTTATATTGTAATGGGTATTATAGGTATCTGTTGTTCTTTGTATACTTTTTCTGATAAAGCTAATCCAAAGCGAATACAGTCAGGCTTATTCTATTTTCTTTATTCAATTACTCTATTATTTGGAAAAGTCATTCCACCCTTTTATATTGGTCTTATTGTTATCGTAATGGTTGTAATTGTTGGTATTGGTGGTCTTCGAAAAGGAGAGTATGGCGAAGCGACAGAACAAGAAAGAGAAATACGCCGCAAACGTTTAGGAAGCTGGCTTTTTCTCCCGGCTTTACTTATCCCTGTTGGTACGGTGATTGGTTCAAAAGTATTCGATAAGGTGAAAATTGGTTCTAAACAATTACTTGATCCATCAAACCCAACATTGGTTGCGCTCGGTCTCGCTTGTATTATTGCGATCATTGCTGCGCTGCTATTGACAAAAAGTACCCCTAAAACAGCAGTTAAAGAATCTCGCCGTCTGCTGGAGGCAGTTGGATGGGCTGTTGTCTTACCACAGCTATTGGCAACATTAGGAACAATTTTTACAAAAGCGGGAGTCGGCACTGTTGTGTCTGATGTGGTGACGAAGTTCATTCCTGAAAATTCTTTAATCTGGGTCGTCGTCGTATTTTGTATCGGAATGGCGTTATTTACAATGATTATGGGGAATGCCTTTGCAGCCTTCCCAGTCATGGCAGCTGGAATTGCCATCCCATTTCTGATTACAAAGTTTGATGCCAATCCGAATCAAATTGCTGCTATCTCGATGTTTGCGGGGTATTGTGGTACATTGATGACACCAATGGCAGCTAATTTTAATATTGTACCTGCTGCACTATTAGATTTAAAAAATAAAAATCATGTTATTCGTGTTCAAGTACCAACAGCATTGTTTGTTCTAGCATTTAATATTGTTTTAATGTATTTTCTAATTAAATAG